In a single window of the Lebetimonas sp. JH292 genome:
- a CDS encoding OsmC family protein: MIKIRHINNHIYEATNGKDIIIIDPKKYTPVDMFITGLANCSAYDVVELSKAKGEIENFTLEVEYKRKEIYPKIFTEFHFIYSFNSKADNMTARRWVLSSLETYCSTINTVRNTSKIYYTIKHNGETIAFKESILSGQTHKHNNEDFEEDDGFGCIA, encoded by the coding sequence ATGATAAAAATTAGACATATAAATAATCATATTTACGAAGCTACAAATGGAAAAGATATAATAATAATTGATCCTAAAAAATACACCCCTGTAGATATGTTTATAACAGGTCTTGCAAACTGTTCGGCATATGATGTTGTAGAACTTTCAAAAGCAAAAGGAGAAATAGAAAATTTTACTTTGGAAGTTGAATATAAAAGAAAAGAAATTTATCCCAAAATTTTTACCGAATTTCATTTTATTTACAGTTTTAATTCAAAAGCGGATAATATGACAGCAAGAAGATGGGTATTAAGTTCACTTGAAACATACTGTTCAACAATCAATACTGTTCGAAATACAAGCAAAATTTATTATACTATTAAACATAACGGAGAAACTATAGCTTTTAAAGAAAGTATATTATCTGGACAAACACACAAACATAATAATGAAGATTTTGAAGAAGATGATGGATTTGGGTGTATAGCCTGA
- a CDS encoding LysE family translocator gives MEYLILASIGFVAALTPGPDIFYVIRQGLCHGLKSSLTAVAGILTGNIVYLTLVAVGLSSIGKNIYFQIIVGILGSIYLFRISIIIFKEKVHLNLVCKNSKDIYKEALLLNLSNPKAMIFFAVIITPFMSKNIMLSCVSLFLGICAAFVFGAIVSSKIKIKNNWLNAINKFASVLFFFFGVKLFLFAIENIEIILSILN, from the coding sequence TTGGAATATTTAATTTTAGCAAGTATTGGATTTGTTGCTGCATTAACTCCCGGACCGGATATATTTTATGTAATAAGGCAGGGACTTTGTCATGGTCTTAAAAGTTCACTAACGGCGGTTGCCGGAATACTTACAGGAAATATTGTTTATTTAACACTTGTGGCCGTTGGGCTTAGCAGCATCGGTAAAAATATATATTTCCAAATAATTGTGGGAATATTAGGTAGTATTTATCTATTTAGAATCTCTATAATTATTTTTAAGGAAAAAGTTCACTTGAATTTAGTCTGTAAAAATTCAAAAGATATTTATAAAGAAGCACTTTTGCTTAATCTCTCAAACCCGAAAGCTATGATATTTTTTGCGGTTATTATTACTCCTTTTATGAGTAAAAATATTATGTTAAGTTGTGTGAGTTTGTTTTTAGGAATTTGTGCAGCATTTGTTTTTGGGGCAATAGTGAGCTCTAAAATTAAAATAAAGAATAATTGGCTAAATGCCATAAATAAGTTTGCCAGTGTTTTATTTTTCTTTTTTGGAGTAAAATTATTTTTGTTTGCTATTGAAAATATTGAAATTATTTTATCAATTTTGAATTAA
- the argH gene encoding argininosuccinate lyase: MKLWGGRFSKQAAKILDEFNASLPFDKKLYLEDIEGSIAHSQMLASQGIITQDEAEKIKKGLLQIKKEIEEGKFHWDISDEDIHMAIEKRLIELIGDTGKKLHTARSRNDQVAVDFRRWVLKRNIEFSEKIKELIEVFIKLAKENTDTIMPGMTHLQHAQPISFAYHMLAYASMFKRDYERFIDSFNRNNKNPLGCAALAGTPHPIDRFKTTKALGFDEPTINCLDSVSDRDFALEILFNIAMLMMHASRISEELVLWSTSEFSFVTLSDEYSTGSSIMPQKKNPDVPELIRGKTGRAYGNLMALLTVMKGLPLAYNKDTQEDKEGVFDSVKNGLISIEILKETLKTMKVNKGNMYKACKKGHLTATDLADYLVKKGIPFREAHHITGKAVALAESKVVDLSDLSIEELKQIDERIDKDLDLCLENSMNSRKSFGGTAPESVKKQIEYFEKFLKEHNDKN, translated from the coding sequence ATGAAACTTTGGGGCGGAAGATTTTCCAAACAGGCTGCAAAAATACTTGATGAATTTAACGCATCACTTCCTTTTGATAAAAAGCTTTATCTCGAAGATATAGAAGGCTCAATAGCACATTCTCAAATGCTGGCAAGTCAGGGAATTATTACACAAGATGAAGCTGAAAAAATAAAAAAAGGTTTACTTCAGATAAAAAAAGAAATAGAAGAAGGTAAATTTCACTGGGATATATCCGATGAAGATATACATATGGCTATTGAAAAAAGACTTATTGAATTAATTGGGGATACAGGAAAAAAACTGCATACTGCAAGAAGCAGAAACGACCAGGTGGCGGTTGATTTTAGAAGATGGGTATTAAAAAGAAACATAGAATTTTCTGAAAAAATAAAAGAGCTTATTGAAGTTTTTATTAAATTAGCAAAAGAAAATACTGACACAATAATGCCCGGGATGACACACCTTCAACACGCACAGCCAATTAGCTTTGCTTATCATATGCTGGCATACGCCTCTATGTTTAAAAGAGATTATGAAAGATTTATTGATAGTTTCAATAGAAACAACAAAAATCCGCTTGGATGCGCGGCACTTGCAGGCACACCGCATCCGATAGACAGATTTAAAACTACAAAAGCCCTTGGGTTTGATGAACCAACAATTAACTGCTTAGACAGCGTAAGTGACAGGGATTTTGCACTTGAGATATTATTTAATATTGCAATGCTTATGATGCATGCAAGCAGAATCAGTGAAGAGCTTGTTCTCTGGTCAACAAGCGAATTTTCTTTTGTTACTTTAAGCGATGAATACTCAACCGGAAGTTCTATAATGCCGCAGAAAAAAAACCCTGATGTGCCAGAACTCATTAGAGGAAAAACAGGAAGAGCTTATGGAAATTTAATGGCGCTTTTAACTGTTATGAAAGGACTTCCGCTTGCATATAATAAAGACACTCAGGAAGATAAAGAAGGTGTTTTTGACAGTGTAAAAAATGGACTAATTTCTATTGAAATACTTAAAGAAACACTAAAAACCATGAAAGTAAATAAAGGAAATATGTATAAAGCCTGTAAAAAAGGCCATTTAACTGCTACTGATTTAGCAGATTATTTAGTAAAAAAAGGAATTCCGTTTAGAGAAGCACACCACATAACAGGAAAAGCAGTAGCATTAGCGGAGAGCAAAGTAGTTGATTTAAGCGATTTAAGTATTGAAGAATTAAAACAAATAGATGAAAGAATAGATAAAGATTTAGATTTATGCCTTGAAAATTCAATGAATTCCAGAAAAAGTTTTGGAGGCACAGCCCCTGAGAGTGTAAAAAAACAAATTGAGTATTTTGAAAAGTTTTTAAAGGAGCATAATGATAAAAATTAG
- a CDS encoding HD domain-containing protein, whose protein sequence is MNAEIIRLIFTAFTIERWNDLPRPVKFIELDKQAHKFIIAYLISFFEKDIDYYKFINLGIANLLYRAVLTDLKSPVYHFLRKKRGKELDEFVINQLRGKISDELIEYIKILKKDDSIENRLHSAASFIATKWEFDIIYNTAPFIYGMDEIKNNIENELEDFYDLEGVRILSLKRKSYDFISLCGNMRFQKRWANTPRVPETSVLGHMLFVAVVTYFLSKEAGLIKEKIINNFFTALFHDLPEALTRDIIAPVKHKVKGLDEILKSYEHFLIDEKILPLLPKNMQKIMNIYLKDEFKNKIIQDGCYKIVENIEEIKNIANSVDGNFIKAADHFGAFVESYMSIHYGIKSHELEIAITELEKMYKNKKIYEINLGKYFNKNFFD, encoded by the coding sequence ATGAATGCCGAAATTATTAGACTTATTTTTACCGCATTTACAATTGAAAGATGGAACGATTTGCCACGTCCTGTCAAATTTATTGAACTTGACAAACAGGCACACAAATTTATAATAGCTTATTTAATCAGTTTTTTTGAAAAAGATATAGATTATTACAAATTTATAAATCTGGGAATTGCCAATCTTTTATACAGGGCGGTTCTTACCGATTTAAAGTCTCCCGTTTATCATTTTTTAAGAAAAAAAAGAGGAAAAGAACTTGACGAGTTTGTAATAAATCAGCTTAGGGGAAAAATCAGTGATGAACTGATAGAATATATAAAAATTTTAAAAAAAGATGATTCAATAGAAAACAGACTCCATTCAGCAGCAAGTTTTATCGCCACAAAATGGGAATTTGACATTATTTACAACACAGCCCCTTTTATATATGGAATGGATGAGATTAAAAACAATATAGAAAACGAACTTGAGGATTTTTATGACTTAGAGGGTGTGAGGATACTTAGTCTTAAAAGAAAAAGTTATGATTTTATCTCTTTATGCGGAAATATGAGATTTCAAAAAAGATGGGCAAATACTCCGAGAGTTCCTGAAACTTCAGTTCTTGGGCATATGCTTTTTGTGGCAGTGGTTACATATTTTCTATCAAAAGAGGCCGGGCTTATTAAAGAAAAGATAATTAACAATTTTTTTACAGCCCTTTTTCATGACCTGCCGGAAGCCCTTACGAGAGATATTATCGCCCCCGTTAAACATAAGGTAAAAGGTCTTGATGAAATACTTAAAAGTTATGAGCATTTTTTAATTGATGAGAAAATTTTACCCCTGCTTCCTAAAAATATGCAAAAAATAATGAATATCTATTTAAAAGATGAATTTAAAAATAAAATTATTCAAGACGGATGTTATAAAATTGTTGAAAATATTGAAGAAATTAAAAATATTGCAAATTCAGTGGATGGAAATTTTATTAAAGCGGCCGATCATTTCGGAGCTTTTGTGGAAAGTTATATGAGTATTCATTATGGTATAAAATCTCATGAGCTTGAAATTGCAATAACAGAACTTGAGAAAATGTATAAAAATAAAAAAATTTACGAAATTAATTTAGGAAAATATTTTAATAAAAATTTTTTTGATTAA
- a CDS encoding diguanylate cyclase domain-containing protein, giving the protein MIVDIKNFSLINNYYSIEVGDMVLKNLAKNLKNLLPDN; this is encoded by the coding sequence ATGATTGTAGATATTAAAAATTTTTCTTTGATAAACAATTATTATTCAATAGAAGTTGGTGATATGGTATTAAAAAATTTAGCTAAAAATTTAAAAAATTTGCTGCCTGATAATTGA
- a CDS encoding P27 family phage terminase small subunit has protein sequence MRGGARPGAGKKIFNRVNGLAKLNKIGKKEEQRIVNLLEENGVLSDFEIRAYALAFQEWNEAEAALIEQGRVIENSSGNPIANPRIR, from the coding sequence ATGAGAGGTGGAGCAAGACCAGGAGCTGGAAAAAAGATTTTTAATAGAGTTAATGGATTAGCTAAATTGAATAAAATTGGTAAAAAAGAAGAGCAAAGAATTGTTAATTTATTGGAAGAAAATGGCGTATTGAGCGATTTTGAGATAAGAGCTTATGCACTTGCTTTTCAAGAATGGAATGAAGCAGAAGCTGCTTTAATAGAGCAAGGAAGAGTTATTGAAAATTCAAGCGGAAATCCAATTGCAAATCCAAGAATAAGATGA
- a CDS encoding cysteine-rich Sel1 repeat protein: MKKLILVLIAVFAFAKHGQTNDPALQEALQGHYIKAFRMFDKRCSENDGYACGMVAYFYNKGLGVKKDLKAAIDYYTKGCALNDNDSCTILGYYYYKGIGVKKNLNKAVTLLKKACNNNSKDACNYLKEIANIK; encoded by the coding sequence ATGAAAAAATTAATATTGGTTTTAATAGCTGTTTTTGCCTTCGCAAAACATGGCCAGACTAACGACCCTGCCCTTCAGGAAGCACTGCAGGGACATTACATAAAAGCATTTAGAATGTTTGATAAAAGATGCAGTGAAAATGACGGATATGCCTGCGGAATGGTTGCATATTTTTATAACAAAGGTTTAGGTGTAAAAAAAGACTTAAAAGCTGCAATTGATTATTATACAAAAGGATGTGCCCTAAACGACAATGACAGCTGCACTATTTTGGGATATTACTATTATAAAGGAATAGGTGTAAAAAAAAATTTAAACAAAGCTGTAACTTTACTTAAAAAAGCGTGCAACAACAATTCAAAAGACGCATGCAATTATTTAAAAGAAATTGCCAATATAAAATGA
- a CDS encoding EAL domain-containing protein has protein sequence MDDFGTGYSNFSYLADIHPDYIKIDGSLIKTINKNKRYYTIVKHVNYFAHDLGIKTIAEFVHNKEVYDVLVELGIDGFQGYYIEEPREVI, from the coding sequence ATTGATGATTTTGGCACAGGTTACAGTAATTTTAGTTATTTAGCAGATATTCATCCAGATTACATAAAAATAGACGGAAGTTTGATAAAAACGATTAATAAAAACAAAAGATACTATACTATTGTAAAACATGTGAATTATTTCGCACACGACCTCGGCATAAAAACTATAGCCGAGTTTGTACACAATAAGGAAGTTTATGATGTATTGGTAGAACTCGGAATAGACGGTTTTCAGGGATATTATATTGAAGAGCCAAGAGAGGTGATATAA
- a CDS encoding pyridoxal phosphate-dependent aminotransferase, translated as MKPFIVMDIVKEAQKYENVIHLEIGEPDILPSPKIKNAALKAIEENKFFYTESKGLKKLREKIADHYKCFYNAEVNPENIIITTGTSTAFLIAFYFSKIIATPTPGYPCYENFAELEDKKFIKIPTKFPNYEIDLKTLKNMDFDTLMISSPNNPTGSVIESKKLKEICKFCENNNKLLISDELYHGFVYEKDYTTALKFNKNAIVINGFSKYFCMPGFRIGWIILPDDLIRTAEIIAQNILISAPSVSQYAALEAFNYEYLENTKTEFKKRRDFLYNELKDVFKIAKPDGAFYLWCDVSKYSDNSFEFANKLLKNTKVAVTPGIDFGEFKNFIRIAYTKEIKDLKKALKRIKNFLKI; from the coding sequence ATGAAACCGTTTATTGTAATGGATATTGTAAAAGAAGCTCAAAAATATGAGAATGTTATTCATTTAGAAATTGGAGAGCCTGATATACTGCCCTCACCTAAAATTAAAAATGCCGCATTGAAAGCTATCGAGGAAAATAAATTTTTTTATACAGAGTCTAAAGGATTAAAAAAATTAAGAGAAAAAATTGCAGACCATTATAAATGTTTTTACAATGCTGAGGTAAATCCTGAAAATATAATTATTACCACCGGAACTTCCACTGCTTTTTTAATTGCTTTTTATTTCAGTAAAATTATAGCAACCCCCACTCCCGGATATCCTTGCTATGAAAATTTTGCCGAGCTTGAAGATAAAAAATTTATAAAAATACCTACTAAATTTCCCAACTATGAAATTGATTTAAAAACATTAAAAAATATGGATTTTGATACATTAATGATTTCAAGCCCAAATAATCCTACAGGAAGCGTAATTGAATCTAAAAAACTAAAAGAAATTTGCAAATTTTGTGAAAATAACAACAAACTTTTAATAAGCGACGAACTATATCACGGATTTGTTTATGAGAAAGATTATACAACAGCCTTAAAATTCAATAAAAATGCAATTGTTATTAATGGATTTAGTAAATATTTCTGTATGCCAGGCTTTAGAATCGGATGGATAATTTTACCTGATGATTTAATAAGAACTGCCGAAATAATAGCTCAAAACATCCTAATTTCAGCCCCTAGTGTTTCTCAGTATGCCGCACTTGAAGCTTTTAATTATGAATATCTTGAAAATACAAAAACTGAATTTAAAAAAAGAAGGGATTTTTTATATAATGAATTAAAAGATGTTTTTAAAATAGCAAAACCTGACGGGGCTTTTTATTTATGGTGCGATGTTTCAAAATATTCAGATAATTCTTTTGAATTTGCAAATAAGCTTTTAAAAAATACAAAAGTAGCCGTTACACCTGGAATAGATTTCGGTGAATTTAAAAATTTTATTAGAATAGCTTATACAAAAGAAATAAAAGATTTAAAAAAAGCTCTAAAAAGAATTAAAAATTTTTTAAAAATTTGA
- the hypA gene encoding hydrogenase/urease nickel incorporation protein HypA: protein MHEYSIVDSLLQLADEHARKNNAKKVTKLEIKIGVLSGVEPDLLQTAFETFKEGTICEEAEFIMKIQPVIIRCRNCGYEAELKKDEYRCPKCNSGNLEIIDGEDMYLMSLELEKD, encoded by the coding sequence ATGCACGAATATTCAATTGTAGATTCTCTTTTACAGCTTGCTGACGAACACGCAAGAAAAAACAACGCAAAAAAAGTTACAAAACTTGAAATTAAAATAGGAGTTTTAAGCGGGGTTGAGCCGGATTTATTACAAACGGCATTCGAAACATTCAAAGAAGGAACTATCTGTGAAGAAGCCGAATTTATTATGAAAATCCAGCCTGTAATAATTCGGTGCAGGAACTGTGGATACGAAGCGGAGCTTAAAAAAGATGAATACCGCTGCCCAAAATGCAACAGTGGAAATTTAGAAATAATAGACGGAGAAGATATGTATTTGATGAGCCTTGAACTTGAGAAAGATTAA
- a CDS encoding TetR/AcrR family transcriptional regulator has protein sequence MKTALKLFAEHGFYNTTIADIAKEMGMSVGNMYNYFPSKESLAKELLIYTSNRFGEKLKEINEMNIPSKEKIKKITELYFDMAESEPELVDYFMRVYLSNKEIFANGCEGMLCVSAFVTEIMIFLEEGVRKKELKNQDFFSAFGLFMGYLGGLVFLSKERILPKPLKEYVESVSENIYNALKA, from the coding sequence ATGAAAACAGCTTTAAAACTTTTTGCTGAACACGGTTTTTATAATACAACTATTGCAGATATTGCAAAAGAGATGGGGATGAGCGTGGGGAATATGTATAATTATTTTCCCTCTAAAGAATCACTGGCAAAAGAACTTCTTATTTATACCTCAAACAGATTCGGAGAAAAATTGAAAGAAATTAACGAAATGAATATTCCAAGCAAAGAAAAAATAAAAAAAATCACCGAGCTCTATTTTGACATGGCCGAGAGTGAACCGGAATTAGTGGATTATTTTATGAGAGTTTATCTTTCCAATAAAGAAATATTTGCAAACGGGTGTGAAGGGATGCTTTGTGTTAGTGCATTTGTAACGGAAATTATGATATTTTTAGAAGAGGGTGTAAGAAAAAAAGAACTTAAAAACCAGGATTTTTTCTCAGCATTCGGTCTTTTTATGGGATATTTAGGCGGTCTTGTGTTTTTAAGCAAAGAAAGAATTTTACCCAAACCTTTAAAAGAATATGTTGAAAGTGTAAGTGAGAATATTTACAATGCGCTCAAAGCTTAA
- a CDS encoding metallophosphoesterase, with protein MKYVIYGDIHGCLEEWEELRKEIPKGAFEISVGDILDKGPYPVEALRYAKKNKIFTIMGNHEYKHLRKFWGRKVHLDEDQQKVYPKLKKDDFDFISSMPFFLKLNHLTILHAGITNRIYLNNPPLNIMTLLLFLREVDENDKFLPLDNNNPNARYWADTYNGHEGFVVYGHNPFLNPKINKHAIGIDTGCVYGNKLTAAIIEDTVKIKYSIIQVNAKQKYTEPHVPLQ; from the coding sequence ATGAAATACGTCATTTACGGCGATATTCATGGATGTCTGGAAGAATGGGAAGAGCTTAGAAAAGAAATTCCAAAAGGGGCTTTTGAAATAAGTGTTGGAGACATACTTGATAAAGGGCCCTATCCTGTTGAAGCTTTGCGTTATGCTAAAAAAAACAAAATTTTTACAATTATGGGAAACCACGAATATAAACATTTAAGAAAATTTTGGGGGAGAAAAGTTCATTTGGATGAAGACCAGCAAAAAGTATATCCCAAACTTAAAAAAGATGATTTTGACTTTATCTCTTCTATGCCTTTTTTTTTGAAATTAAACCATTTAACAATTCTTCATGCGGGCATTACAAACAGAATTTATCTAAACAATCCACCTTTAAATATTATGACACTGCTTTTATTTTTAAGGGAAGTGGACGAAAACGATAAATTTTTACCTTTAGACAATAATAATCCAAATGCAAGATACTGGGCAGATACATACAATGGACACGAAGGATTTGTGGTATATGGACACAATCCTTTTTTAAATCCCAAAATCAATAAACACGCCATTGGAATAGATACAGGCTGCGTCTATGGAAACAAGCTCACAGCAGCAATTATCGAAGACACCGTAAAGATAAAATATTCAATTATTCAGGTAAATGCAAAACAAAAATATACCGAGCCTCATGTTCCTTTACAATAA